Proteins encoded together in one Bacteroides ovatus window:
- the recG gene encoding ATP-dependent DNA helicase RecG: protein MFDLATRDIKFISGVGPQKAAVLNKELEIYSLHDLIYYFPYKYIDRSRIYYIHEIDGNMPYIQLKGEILGFETIGEGRQRRLTAHFSDGTGVVDLVWFQGIKYILGKYKLHEEYIIFGKPTVFNGRINVAHPDVDKPDDLKLSSVGLQPYYSTTEKMKRSFLNSHAIEKMMATVIQQIQEPLPETLSPKLLTEHHLMPLTEALWNIHFPTNPDVLRRAQYRLKFEELFYVQLNILRYAKDRQKRYRGYIFEKVGDVFNTFYTKNLPFQLTGAQKRVLKEIRNDVGSGRQMNRLLQGDVGSGKTLVALMSMLLALDNGYQACMMAPTEILANQHYETIKELLFGMDIRVELLTGSIKGKRREAILTGLLTGDVKILIGTHAVIEDTVNFSSLGFVVIDEQHRFGVAQRARLWSKNVQPPHVLVMTATPIPRTLAMTLYGDLDVSVIDELPPGRKPITTIHQFDNRRESMYRSVRKQIDEGRQVYIVYPLIKESEKIDLKNLEEGYQHILEEFPKCTVCKVHGKMKPAEKDEQMQLFVSGKAQIMVATTVIEVGVNVPNASVMIIENAERFGLSQLHQLRGRVGRGAEQSYCILVTNYKLTEDTRKRLEIMVRTNDGFEIAEADLKLRGPGDLEGTQQSGIAFDLKIADIVRDGQLLQYVRAIAESIVEQDPAAQSPENEILWRQLKALRKTNVNWAAIS, encoded by the coding sequence ATGTTCGATTTAGCCACACGCGACATAAAATTTATCTCCGGTGTAGGCCCTCAAAAAGCCGCTGTATTAAATAAGGAGTTGGAAATCTATTCCTTGCACGATTTAATTTATTATTTCCCTTATAAATATATTGACCGGAGCCGCATCTATTACATTCATGAAATAGATGGCAATATGCCGTATATCCAGTTGAAAGGAGAAATCCTCGGTTTCGAGACCATTGGTGAAGGACGGCAGCGCCGTTTGACAGCGCATTTTTCGGATGGTACAGGAGTCGTGGATTTGGTGTGGTTTCAAGGTATAAAGTACATCTTGGGAAAGTATAAACTTCACGAGGAATATATTATTTTCGGCAAACCTACTGTTTTCAACGGACGTATCAATGTGGCGCATCCTGATGTAGACAAACCGGATGATTTGAAACTTTCCTCGGTGGGGCTGCAACCTTATTATAGTACGACGGAGAAGATGAAACGCAGTTTCCTCAACTCTCACGCGATTGAGAAGATGATGGCAACGGTGATTCAGCAGATACAGGAGCCTCTACCTGAAACACTTTCTCCCAAGTTGCTGACGGAGCATCATTTGATGCCTTTGACGGAAGCGCTCTGGAATATCCACTTTCCAACCAATCCTGACGTCCTCCGTCGGGCACAATACCGTCTTAAATTTGAAGAACTGTTTTATGTTCAGTTAAACATTCTCCGATATGCCAAAGACAGGCAGAAAAGGTATCGTGGATACATCTTTGAAAAAGTGGGAGATGTGTTCAATACATTTTATACAAAGAATCTTCCTTTCCAACTGACGGGTGCGCAGAAACGGGTGTTGAAAGAGATACGGAACGATGTCGGCAGTGGCAGACAGATGAATCGCCTTTTGCAGGGAGATGTAGGAAGCGGAAAAACACTGGTTGCCTTGATGAGTATGTTGCTGGCATTGGATAATGGCTATCAGGCTTGTATGATGGCACCTACCGAAATCCTGGCAAACCAGCACTACGAAACCATCAAGGAATTGCTTTTTGGCATGGACATTCGTGTTGAGCTACTGACAGGTTCGATTAAAGGAAAAAGGAGAGAAGCGATTCTGACAGGATTGTTGACCGGAGATGTGAAGATATTAATAGGCACACATGCCGTTATTGAAGATACTGTCAATTTCTCTTCTTTAGGCTTCGTTGTGATTGACGAACAACATCGTTTTGGCGTGGCTCAACGTGCCCGTCTTTGGAGTAAGAATGTTCAACCTCCGCATGTACTTGTAATGACTGCCACTCCCATTCCCCGTACGTTGGCGATGACTTTGTACGGTGACTTGGACGTGTCTGTTATCGATGAACTTCCACCCGGAAGAAAACCGATTACTACTATCCATCAATTCGACAATCGCCGGGAAAGCATGTATCGTTCGGTACGTAAGCAGATCGACGAAGGACGCCAGGTTTATATTGTCTATCCGCTGATTAAAGAGAGCGAAAAGATTGATTTGAAGAATCTTGAAGAAGGGTATCAGCATATTCTGGAAGAGTTTCCGAAGTGTACGGTTTGTAAAGTGCATGGTAAAATGAAACCAGCCGAGAAGGATGAGCAAATGCAGCTTTTTGTTTCGGGTAAAGCGCAGATTATGGTGGCTACTACTGTCATTGAGGTGGGAGTGAACGTTCCGAATGCTTCGGTTATGATTATTGAAAATGCAGAACGTTTCGGGTTATCACAGTTACATCAGTTGCGCGGTCGAGTAGGGCGTGGAGCAGAACAGTCTTATTGTATTCTGGTGACGAATTACAAGTTGACGGAGGATACCCGGAAACGATTGGAAATCATGGTGCGCACCAATGATGGCTTTGAAATAGCAGAAGCCGATTTGAAATTGCGTGGTCCCGGTGATCTTGAAGGTACACAGCAAAGCGGTATCGCTTTCGATTTGAAGATCGCGGATATTGTCCGCGACGGTCAACTGTTGCAATACGTTCGTGCTATAGCTGAAAGTATTGTAGAACAAGACCCTGCAGCACAAAGTCCGGAGAACGAAATCTTATGGCGACAGCTTAAAGCCTTACGGAAAACGAATGTTAACTGGGCTGCCATAAGCTGA
- the ndk gene encoding nucleoside-diphosphate kinase: MLEKTLVILKPCTLQRGLVGEITHRFERKGLRLAGMKMMQLTDELLSEHYAHLSGKSFFQRVKDSMMTAPVIVCCFEDVDAIQTVRTLAGPTNGRLAAPGTIRGDYSMSFQENIVHASDSPETAAIELKRFFKPEEIFDYKQATFNYLYANDEY; encoded by the coding sequence ATGCTTGAAAAAACGCTGGTCATTTTAAAACCGTGTACCCTTCAACGGGGATTGGTTGGTGAGATTACTCATCGCTTTGAGCGTAAAGGATTACGGTTGGCTGGCATGAAGATGATGCAACTGACTGATGAATTGTTGAGCGAACATTATGCCCACCTTAGCGGCAAATCCTTCTTTCAGCGTGTGAAAGATTCGATGATGACAGCTCCTGTCATTGTTTGTTGTTTCGAAGATGTGGATGCTATTCAAACAGTCCGTACGTTGGCGGGACCAACTAATGGACGTCTGGCTGCCCCGGGTACCATTCGTGGGGATTACAGCATGAGCTTTCAGGAAAATATAGTTCATGCTTCTGATTCTCCGGAGACTGCGGCTATTGAATTAAAGAGATTTTTTAAACCGGAAGAAATATTCGATTACAAGCAGGCAACATTTAACTACCTGTATGCAAATGACGAATATTAA
- a CDS encoding peptidoglycan DD-metalloendopeptidase family protein, producing MNFNCIIKTGLVAVAAMVSLSSFSQDLIARQAPIDKKLKSVDSLALQKQIRAEQSEYPALSLYPNWNNQYAHSYGNAIIPETYTIDLTGFRMPTPSTKITSPFGPRWRRMHNGLDLKVNIGDTIVSAFDGKVRIVKYERRGYGKYVVIRHDNGLETIYGHLSKQLVEENQLVKAGEPIGLGGNTGRSTGSHLHFETRFLGIAINPIYMFDFPKQDIVADTYTFRKTKGVKRAGSHDTQVADGTIRYHKVKSGDTLSRIAKLRGVSVSTLCKLNRIKPTTTLRIGQVLRCS from the coding sequence ATGAATTTCAATTGCATTATTAAAACAGGATTGGTCGCTGTTGCGGCTATGGTCAGCTTGAGCTCTTTCTCACAAGACCTGATTGCCCGCCAGGCACCGATAGACAAAAAATTAAAATCAGTAGATTCTTTGGCATTGCAGAAGCAAATCCGTGCCGAACAATCCGAATATCCCGCTTTAAGTCTTTATCCGAATTGGAATAATCAATATGCGCATTCTTATGGAAATGCGATTATTCCGGAAACATATACAATTGACCTGACGGGTTTTCGTATGCCGACTCCGAGTACAAAAATAACTTCGCCTTTTGGCCCGCGTTGGAGAAGAATGCATAATGGCCTTGATTTAAAAGTTAATATCGGTGATACGATTGTTTCTGCTTTTGATGGTAAGGTACGTATTGTGAAATATGAACGCAGAGGGTACGGTAAATATGTAGTCATTCGTCACGATAATGGATTGGAAACTATATATGGACACTTGTCTAAGCAGTTGGTTGAAGAAAATCAGTTGGTAAAAGCTGGTGAACCGATCGGGTTGGGTGGTAACACCGGACGTTCTACAGGTTCGCATCTTCATTTCGAAACCCGCTTCCTGGGAATTGCAATTAATCCGATTTATATGTTTGACTTTCCAAAACAGGATATCGTTGCCGATACTTATACGTTCCGCAAAACAAAAGGTGTGAAACGTGCAGGCTCTCATGATACCCAAGTGGCTGACGGTACTATCCGTTATCATAAGGTGAAGAGTGGCGATACATTGTCCCGCATTGCTAAATTGCGTGGCGTATCAGTCAGCACGCTTTGCAAACTGAATCGTATCAAACCGACCACTACTTTGCGTATCGGACAGGTTTTGCGTTGTTCATAA
- a CDS encoding DUF1599 domain-containing protein: MKDTKQQFEHVIALCRDLFSKKLHDYGPAWRILRPASVTDQIFIKANRIRSIETKGVTLIDEGIRAEFIAIVNYGIVGLIQLELGYAESADISNEEAMALYDKYAKEALDLMLAKNHDYDEAWRSMRVSSYTDLILMKIYRTKQIESLAGNTLVSEGIDANYMDMINYSVFGLIKIEFEG, encoded by the coding sequence ATGAAAGATACCAAGCAACAATTTGAACATGTCATCGCTTTGTGCCGTGACTTATTTTCCAAGAAGCTGCACGATTACGGGCCTGCATGGCGTATCCTGCGTCCGGCTTCGGTGACTGACCAGATTTTTATTAAAGCCAATCGGATTCGTAGTATTGAAACCAAAGGAGTGACCTTGATTGATGAGGGAATCCGTGCTGAGTTTATTGCGATTGTCAATTATGGCATTGTCGGGCTCATCCAGTTGGAATTGGGTTATGCCGAGTCTGCCGACATCAGCAATGAAGAAGCGATGGCTTTATACGATAAGTATGCAAAAGAGGCATTAGACCTGATGCTTGCCAAAAACCATGATTATGATGAAGCCTGGCGGAGCATGCGTGTCAGCTCTTACACAGACTTGATCTTGATGAAGATTTACCGTACCAAGCAGATTGAGAGCCTGGCCGGCAACACATTGGTGTCAGAGGGAATTGATGCCAATTATATGGATATGATTAATTACTCTGTTTTCGGACTGATTAAGATAGAATTTGAAGGATAA
- a CDS encoding BT_3928 family protein: protein MKDKNLHIIQEVVANTCRFLLAASFIFSGFVKAVDPLGFQYKIQDYLTAFGMASWFPSFFPLLGGIILSAVEFFIGISLFFATRRTLATSLALMLMIFMTPLTLYLAIFDPVSDCGCFGDAWVLTNWETFGKNIVLLFAAMMAFRHRRMLVRFISVKMEWLVSLYTLFFVFTLSFYCLDRLPVLDFRPYKIGKNILEGMTMPEGAKPSVYESIFILEKNGEKKEFTLDNYPDSTWTFVDTRTILKEKGYEPAIHDFSMIDLNTGEDITDDVLTDIGYTFLLVAHRIEEADDSNIDLINEIYDYSVEHGYKFYCLTSSPEEQIELWKDKTGAEYPFCQMDDITLKTMVRSNPGLILIKNGTILNKWSDEDIPDEYVLTDKLENLSLGKQKVSSDTHTVGYVFLWFVIPLLLVLGVDVLVVRRRERKNAKRKQQEEEMKSKELKTENPKIEEQE from the coding sequence TTGAAGGATAAGAACTTACATATCATTCAGGAGGTAGTGGCGAATACGTGTCGCTTTCTTTTGGCGGCATCGTTCATCTTTTCCGGATTTGTAAAGGCAGTTGATCCACTGGGGTTCCAGTATAAGATCCAGGATTATCTGACCGCATTCGGAATGGCTTCCTGGTTCCCTTCATTCTTCCCTTTATTGGGAGGCATCATCTTGTCAGCCGTTGAGTTTTTTATCGGTATCTCCTTATTTTTTGCTACCAGAAGAACATTGGCTACTTCGTTGGCTTTGATGCTGATGATTTTCATGACACCACTGACCTTGTATCTTGCCATCTTTGATCCGGTTTCGGACTGTGGCTGTTTTGGAGATGCCTGGGTGTTGACGAACTGGGAGACATTCGGTAAGAATATAGTTCTGCTGTTTGCAGCAATGATGGCTTTCCGTCACAGAAGGATGCTGGTTCGTTTTATCAGTGTGAAAATGGAGTGGCTGGTTTCTCTCTATACGTTGTTCTTTGTATTTACTTTGTCGTTCTATTGTCTGGACCGTCTGCCTGTTTTAGACTTTCGTCCTTACAAGATCGGAAAGAATATTCTGGAAGGAATGACAATGCCCGAAGGAGCGAAACCGAGTGTATATGAAAGCATCTTTATCTTGGAAAAGAACGGAGAGAAGAAAGAATTTACGTTGGATAACTATCCGGATAGTACCTGGACATTTGTCGACACACGGACAATCCTGAAGGAAAAAGGATATGAACCGGCTATTCACGATTTCTCTATGATTGATCTGAATACGGGCGAGGATATAACAGACGATGTATTGACGGATATAGGATACACCTTCCTGTTGGTTGCCCATCGGATTGAAGAGGCGGATGATAGTAACATTGATTTGATTAATGAGATATATGACTATTCGGTGGAGCATGGCTATAAGTTTTATTGCCTCACTTCTTCACCGGAAGAACAGATCGAATTGTGGAAGGACAAGACGGGAGCCGAATATCCTTTCTGTCAGATGGATGATATTACATTAAAGACGATGGTTCGTTCCAATCCGGGATTGATACTGATTAAGAACGGAACAATTTTGAATAAATGGAGCGATGAGGATATACCGGATGAATATGTGCTGACGGACAAACTGGAAAATCTGTCGTTAGGAAAGCAGAAGGTGAGCAGTGACACTCATACGGTAGGATATGTATTCTTATGGTTTGTTATTCCATTGTTGTTAGTGCTTGGGGTGGATGTTTTGGTCGTTCGCCGCAGAGAACGGAAAAACGCGAAGCGGAAGCAACAAGAGGAAGAGATGAAAAGCAAAGAATTAAAAACGGAGAATCCGAAAATAGAAGAACAAGAATAA
- the tpiA gene encoding triose-phosphate isomerase, whose protein sequence is MRKNIVAGNWKMNKTLQEGIALAKELNEALANEKPNCDVIICTPFIHLASVTPLVDAAKIGVGAENCADKASGAYTGEVSAEMVASTGAKYVILGHSERRAYYGETVAILEEKVKLALANGLTPIFCIGEVLEEREANKQNEVVAAQMESVFSLSAEDFSKIVLAYEPVWAIGTGKTASPEQAQEIHAFIRSIVANKYGKEIADNTSILYGGSCKPSNAKELFANPDVDGGLIGGAALKVSDFKGIIDAFN, encoded by the coding sequence ATGAGAAAGAACATTGTTGCAGGAAACTGGAAAATGAACAAAACCCTTCAAGAGGGTATCGCTTTGGCTAAAGAATTGAACGAAGCATTGGCTAACGAAAAGCCTAACTGTGATGTAATCATCTGTACTCCGTTTATCCACCTGGCTTCTGTTACTCCGTTGGTAGACGCTGCAAAGATCGGTGTAGGTGCTGAAAACTGTGCAGACAAAGCTTCAGGTGCATATACAGGTGAAGTTTCAGCTGAAATGGTTGCTTCTACAGGTGCAAAATATGTAATTCTGGGACACTCTGAACGTCGTGCATACTACGGTGAAACAGTTGCTATCCTGGAAGAAAAAGTAAAATTGGCTTTGGCTAACGGTCTGACTCCGATTTTCTGTATCGGTGAAGTGTTGGAAGAACGCGAAGCTAACAAGCAGAACGAAGTGGTAGCTGCACAGATGGAATCTGTATTCTCTCTGTCTGCTGAAGACTTCTCTAAGATTGTATTGGCTTACGAACCGGTTTGGGCTATCGGTACAGGTAAAACTGCTTCTCCTGAACAAGCACAGGAAATCCATGCTTTCATCCGTTCTATCGTAGCTAACAAGTATGGTAAAGAAATCGCAGACAATACTTCTATCCTTTACGGTGGTAGTTGCAAACCTTCTAACGCTAAAGAACTGTTCGCTAACCCGGACGTTGATGGTGGTTTGATTGGTGGTGCTGCTTTGAAAGTATCTGATTTCAAAGGTATCATTGATGCCTTCAATTAA
- a CDS encoding SPOR domain-containing protein, which yields MKVLLTLLFVLTATFAQAQSIIKSLERNIPGQGKVTIHQDPRIEALIGMERPATGEQKVIKTSGFRIQAYAGNNTRQAKNDAYHVASRVKEYFPELTVYTSFNPPRWLCRVGDFRSIEEADAMMRRLKATGVFKEVSIVRDQINIPL from the coding sequence ATGAAAGTTTTACTTACCCTATTGTTTGTTTTGACAGCTACTTTTGCGCAAGCGCAAAGTATTATCAAGAGTTTGGAACGTAACATTCCGGGGCAAGGAAAGGTGACTATCCATCAAGATCCCCGCATCGAGGCTCTGATAGGTATGGAACGTCCTGCAACAGGTGAACAGAAAGTAATAAAGACTTCCGGATTCAGAATCCAGGCGTATGCCGGTAACAATACTCGTCAGGCGAAGAATGATGCTTATCATGTAGCATCGCGTGTGAAAGAGTATTTTCCTGAATTGACGGTATATACTTCGTTCAATCCGCCTCGTTGGCTTTGTCGTGTAGGTGATTTCCGTAGCATTGAAGAAGCGGACGCAATGATGCGTCGGTTGAAAGCTACCGGTGTGTTTAAAGAGGTTTCTATTGTAAGAGACCAGATCAATATTCCTTTATAA
- the folE gene encoding GTP cyclohydrolase I FolE produces MLEKEEIVSPNLEELKSHYRSIITLLGEDAEREGLLKTPERVAKAMLSLTKGYHMDPHEVLRSAKFQEEYSQMVIVKDIDFFSLCEHHMLPFYGKAHVAYIPNGYITGLSKIARVVDIFSHRLQVQERMTLQIKECIQETLNPLGVMVVVEAKHMCMQMRGVEKQNSITTTSDFTGAFNQAKTREEFMNLIQHGRV; encoded by the coding sequence ATGTTAGAAAAAGAAGAAATTGTTTCTCCGAATCTGGAGGAGTTAAAGAGTCATTATCGTAGTATTATAACTTTGTTGGGTGAAGATGCCGAAAGGGAAGGGTTATTGAAAACTCCGGAACGGGTGGCTAAGGCGATGTTAAGCTTGACGAAAGGGTATCACATGGACCCTCACGAAGTGCTTCGCTCCGCTAAATTCCAGGAAGAATATAGCCAGATGGTGATTGTGAAAGATATCGATTTCTTCTCTCTTTGTGAACATCACATGTTGCCGTTCTACGGAAAGGCGCACGTGGCTTATATTCCTAATGGCTATATCACAGGGTTGAGTAAGATTGCCCGTGTAGTCGATATATTCTCTCATCGTCTGCAAGTGCAGGAACGCATGACACTGCAAATCAAAGAGTGCATTCAGGAAACGCTGAATCCACTGGGAGTAATGGTGGTGGTGGAAGCCAAACACATGTGTATGCAGATGCGTGGTGTAGAAAAACAAAACTCTATTACTACTACTTCTGACTTTACCGGAGCTTTCAATCAGGCAAAGACTCGTGAAGAGTTTATGAATCTGATTCAACACGGAAGAGTATAA
- the dnaG gene encoding DNA primase, whose amino-acid sequence MIDQVTIDRILDAAQIMDVVSDFVTLRKRGVNYVGLCPFHSDKTPSFYVSPAKGLCKCFACGKGGNAVHFIMEHEQMSYPEALKYLAKKYNIEIKERELSDEEKFVQSERESLFIVNNFARDYFQNILKNHVDGRSIGMAYFRNRGFRDDIIEKFQLGYCTEAHDAFAKEAIQKGYKKEYLVKTGLCYETDDHRLRDRFWGRVIFPVHTLSGKVVAFGGRVLASATKGVKVKYVNSPESEIYHKSNELYGIYFAKQAIVKQDRCFLVEGYTDVISMHQSGIENVVASSGTALTPGQIRMIHRFTNNMTVLYDGDAAGIKASIRGIDMLLEEGMNIKVCLLPDGDDPDSFARKHNSTEFQTFISEHETDFIRFKTNLLLEDAGKDPIKRAELIGNLVQSISVIPEAIVRDVYIKECAQLLHVEDKLLVSEVAKRRETQAEKRAEQTERERRMAERTAMMSQGSTSPEDVPMPNGDIPLPPEVDGGYTDVPPALQEDSYASFIPQEGKEGQEFYKFERLILQAVVRYGEKIMCNLTDEEGNEIPVTVIEYVVNDLKEDELAFHNPLHRQMLSEAAAHMHDSNFIAERYFLAHPDPVISKLSVDLINVRYQLSKYHSKSQKIVTDEERLYEMVPMLMINFKYAIVTEELKHMLYALQDPALAHDNEKCDSLMQRYNELRTVQSIMAKRLGDRVVLR is encoded by the coding sequence ATGATAGATCAAGTTACCATAGACCGGATATTGGACGCGGCACAAATTATGGATGTCGTTTCGGATTTTGTCACCCTGCGCAAACGTGGTGTCAATTATGTCGGTTTATGTCCGTTCCACAGTGATAAAACCCCTTCTTTTTATGTCTCTCCCGCCAAAGGATTATGCAAATGTTTTGCTTGTGGAAAAGGTGGAAATGCCGTGCATTTCATTATGGAACACGAGCAGATGTCTTATCCGGAAGCATTGAAGTACCTTGCCAAGAAATATAATATTGAAATCAAGGAGCGGGAATTAAGCGATGAAGAGAAGTTTGTGCAAAGCGAACGCGAAAGTCTGTTTATCGTTAATAACTTTGCACGCGACTATTTCCAGAATATACTAAAAAATCATGTAGACGGGCGTAGCATCGGTATGGCCTATTTCCGCAACCGTGGCTTTCGCGACGACATCATTGAGAAATTCCAATTAGGTTACTGCACTGAAGCCCACGATGCATTCGCCAAAGAAGCAATCCAAAAAGGATATAAGAAAGAGTACTTGGTAAAAACAGGACTTTGCTACGAAACGGACGACCACCGGTTACGGGATCGTTTTTGGGGACGTGTTATTTTCCCTGTACATACGCTTTCCGGCAAAGTGGTGGCTTTTGGCGGACGTGTACTTGCCAGTGCAACGAAAGGGGTTAAAGTCAAATACGTCAATTCGCCCGAATCGGAAATCTACCACAAAAGTAACGAGTTATACGGTATATATTTTGCCAAACAGGCTATTGTAAAACAAGACCGTTGCTTTTTGGTTGAAGGCTACACGGACGTAATCTCCATGCATCAATCCGGCATAGAGAATGTGGTTGCTTCCTCGGGAACAGCCCTTACACCGGGACAAATCCGTATGATTCACCGGTTTACCAACAACATGACTGTGCTTTACGACGGCGACGCAGCAGGTATCAAGGCTTCTATCCGGGGAATTGACATGTTATTGGAGGAAGGTATGAATATCAAAGTCTGTCTTCTTCCCGATGGGGACGACCCGGACTCTTTTGCCCGCAAGCACAACTCAACGGAATTTCAGACTTTTATCTCGGAACATGAAACGGACTTTATCCGCTTCAAAACGAACTTGCTACTGGAGGATGCAGGAAAAGATCCCATCAAGCGTGCGGAACTGATTGGTAATCTGGTGCAAAGTATTTCTGTCATCCCTGAAGCAATTGTCAGAGACGTCTATATCAAAGAATGCGCGCAGCTACTTCATGTAGAAGATAAGCTGCTAGTATCAGAAGTTGCCAAAAGACGGGAAACTCAAGCAGAGAAGCGAGCTGAACAAACGGAACGGGAACGCCGGATGGCTGAAAGAACGGCTATGATGTCACAGGGCAGCACATCTCCTGAAGATGTTCCAATGCCTAATGGAGATATTCCGTTACCTCCTGAAGTGGATGGCGGATATACAGATGTTCCTCCTGCTCTGCAGGAAGACAGTTATGCTTCCTTTATTCCGCAGGAAGGAAAGGAAGGGCAGGAATTCTACAAATTCGAGCGACTGATATTACAGGCGGTAGTTCGTTATGGAGAGAAAATCATGTGTAACCTGACCGATGAAGAAGGAAACGAAATTCCGGTAACCGTCATAGAATATGTGGTTAATGATCTGAAAGAGGATGAGTTAGCCTTCCATAATCCGCTGCACCGCCAAATGTTATCGGAAGCTGCTGCACACATGCACGATTCCAACTTCATTGCCGAACGTTATTTCCTGGCACATCCTGATCCGGTAATCAGTAAATTGAGTGTAGACTTGATTAATGTGCGTTATCAGCTTAGTAAGTATCACTCCAAGTCCCAAAAGATTGTGACGGATGAAGAGCGGCTCTATGAAATGGTTCCGATGTTAATGATTAACTTCAAGTATGCAATCGTAACAGAGGAATTGAAGCACATGCTTTATGCTCTCCAAGATCCTGCTCTTGCCCATGATAATGAGAAATGCGACTCACTTATGCAACGCTATAATGAGTTGAGAACCGTACAAAGCATCATGGCAAAGCGGTTGGGAGATCGCGTCGTTTTACGATAA
- a CDS encoding prephenate dehydrogenase: MRILILGAGKMGSFFTDILSFQHETAVFDVNPHQLRFVYNTYRFTTLEEIKEFEPELVINAVTVKYTLDAFRKILPVLPKDCIISDIASVKTGLKKFYEESGFRYVSSHPMFGPTFASLSNLSSENAIIISEGDHLGKIFFKDLYQTLRLNIFEYTFDEHDETVAYSLSIPFVSTFVFAAVMKHQEAPGTTFKKHMAIAKGLLSEDDYLLQEILFNPRTPGQVTNIRTELKNLLEIIENKDAEGMKKYLTKIREKIK, from the coding sequence ATGAGAATATTAATCCTTGGAGCTGGTAAAATGGGCTCCTTCTTTACTGATATTTTGAGCTTTCAACACGAGACGGCCGTGTTCGACGTCAACCCGCACCAGTTGCGTTTCGTCTATAACACGTATCGTTTCACTACATTGGAGGAGATTAAGGAATTTGAACCGGAACTGGTTATTAATGCTGTTACAGTGAAGTACACGTTGGATGCCTTTCGCAAAATACTGCCTGTATTACCGAAAGACTGTATCATTAGTGACATTGCCTCTGTAAAAACAGGATTGAAGAAGTTCTACGAAGAAAGTGGTTTCCGCTACGTTTCCAGTCACCCTATGTTTGGCCCGACTTTCGCAAGTCTTAGCAATCTAAGCAGTGAAAATGCCATCATTATCAGTGAAGGCGACCACCTGGGAAAAATATTCTTCAAAGACCTCTACCAGACATTACGGTTGAACATCTTCGAATATACATTTGATGAGCACGACGAAACAGTAGCCTACTCGCTTTCTATTCCGTTCGTATCGACGTTCGTATTTGCTGCCGTAATGAAACATCAGGAAGCCCCGGGAACTACGTTCAAAAAGCACATGGCAATCGCCAAAGGGCTGCTAAGCGAAGATGATTACCTGCTTCAGGAAATACTGTTCAACCCACGCACTCCGGGACAAGTGACTAATATCCGGACAGAGTTGAAAAACCTTCTCGAAATCATCGAAAACAAGGATGCGGAAGGTATGAAAAAGTATCTGACGAAGATCCGGGAAAAGATTAAATAA